Proteins encoded within one genomic window of Bradyrhizobium sp. CB1717:
- the atzF gene encoding allophanate hydrolase — MPQAILSAQSRPQRSPAELASIITTAYERIERDRLRNCWIYVRPVEEALAEADALVQRAERGEVLPLLGVPFGVKDNIDVEDMPTTAACPSFEYGAAQSARCVERLTAAGAICLGKTNLDQFATGLSGTRSPYGACSSAANDLYVSGGSSSGSAAAVASGHVAFALGTDTGGSGRIPAGFNGIIGIKPTVGLVSSRGLVPNCPTLDCPSIFCNSIAEGRILLRLIEGFDDSDPYSRQRIAPSSPSHRKFRFGQVSVGHLNPFGMPECNDLYGQACTRLSGLGGQSRQIDFAPFAEAGEMLFSGPWIAERHAAIGKLLDIDHGDLLDVTRNVLSAATQFSATDAFAAQHRLLKLRRQIQSVFEEIDVLVVPTAPRPFTISEMMVDPITLNSRLGYYSYFANLVDLCAVAVPNATLGNGMPMGITLLAPAWRDHALLDLAERWLPDAKAGLFDLRVYPKAAS, encoded by the coding sequence GTGCCGCAAGCTATCTTATCCGCGCAGAGCCGACCTCAACGTTCGCCTGCCGAGTTGGCCTCCATCATCACAACCGCCTATGAGCGCATCGAGCGGGACCGGCTTCGCAACTGCTGGATCTATGTGCGGCCCGTGGAAGAAGCGCTGGCCGAGGCTGATGCCCTTGTGCAGCGAGCGGAGCGGGGCGAAGTCCTGCCGCTCCTTGGCGTGCCATTCGGCGTCAAGGACAATATCGACGTCGAGGACATGCCAACGACAGCAGCCTGTCCGTCATTCGAATATGGGGCTGCGCAATCGGCTAGATGCGTCGAGAGATTGACGGCCGCGGGTGCGATCTGTCTTGGCAAGACCAACCTGGATCAATTTGCAACCGGACTGTCCGGCACCCGCTCCCCCTACGGCGCCTGTTCCAGCGCAGCCAACGATCTGTACGTCTCCGGCGGTTCGAGTTCCGGTTCGGCTGCTGCCGTGGCATCCGGCCATGTTGCCTTCGCGCTCGGCACGGATACCGGCGGCTCGGGCCGGATTCCCGCAGGCTTCAATGGGATCATCGGGATCAAGCCAACCGTAGGCCTCGTCTCATCCCGGGGGCTTGTGCCGAACTGTCCGACGCTCGATTGCCCCTCGATTTTCTGCAATTCCATTGCCGAGGGCCGAATTCTGCTCAGGCTGATCGAAGGATTCGACGACAGCGATCCTTATAGCCGCCAACGGATTGCCCCGTCCTCCCCATCTCATCGCAAATTCCGCTTCGGCCAGGTCTCTGTCGGCCATCTGAATCCATTCGGCATGCCGGAATGCAATGACCTCTACGGGCAGGCCTGCACGAGGCTTTCGGGACTGGGAGGCCAATCCAGGCAAATTGACTTCGCGCCTTTCGCCGAAGCCGGTGAAATGCTCTTTTCAGGGCCTTGGATTGCCGAACGTCATGCGGCGATCGGCAAGCTCCTGGACATCGATCATGGGGACCTGCTTGACGTCACCCGCAACGTGCTGAGCGCAGCTACCCAGTTTTCCGCAACAGATGCGTTTGCCGCGCAACATCGACTTTTGAAGCTGCGACGCCAGATCCAATCGGTTTTCGAGGAGATCGATGTCCTGGTGGTACCGACCGCGCCACGCCCCTTCACGATCTCGGAGATGATGGTAGATCCTATCACGCTCAACAGCCGCCTCGGTTACTACTCCTATTTTGCCAATCTCGTGGACTTGTGCGCGGTGGCAGTCCCCAACGCAACGCTCGGCAACGGCATGCCGATGGGCATCACTTTGCTGGCGCCTGCGTGGCGTGACCATGCTCTTCTCGACCTTGCCGAGCGATGGCTGCCCGATGCGAAGGCCGGACTGTTCGATCTGAGAGTATATCCGAAGGCCGCGTCCTAG
- a CDS encoding Crp/Fnr family transcriptional regulator: MSAASLRNTTSIMLAGSDAQVGSLPSLLDPLCEADRRRILAIGRKEVFQAGKHVWRQGDLQNGIYLIEEGRIRSYYAAPSGREVTLAYWFAGNFVGGPDLFGTGAHVWSSVAVERSQVTFLPGPALRALALQSASIAVALLDALAFKARCYSAMAQMLGTRSVTERLHRLLIFLSKVYGSQQGREIVIGIPFTHGDLANLIGSTRQWVTVQLSRMQARDVIRYHRGLIVILNLRALDLEVV, encoded by the coding sequence ATGTCAGCGGCAAGTCTCAGGAATACGACCAGCATCATGCTGGCGGGATCGGACGCGCAGGTCGGGTCGCTGCCCAGCTTGCTGGATCCGCTGTGTGAGGCTGACCGGCGTCGTATCCTCGCGATCGGCCGCAAGGAGGTCTTTCAGGCAGGCAAGCATGTCTGGCGGCAGGGCGACCTGCAGAACGGCATTTATCTGATCGAAGAGGGGCGTATTCGCAGCTACTACGCGGCTCCTTCCGGACGTGAGGTGACGTTAGCGTACTGGTTCGCCGGCAATTTCGTCGGCGGCCCGGATCTGTTCGGTACTGGTGCCCACGTCTGGTCTTCAGTTGCGGTGGAGCGGAGCCAAGTGACGTTCTTGCCCGGCCCAGCCCTTCGCGCGCTAGCGCTTCAATCGGCCAGTATCGCGGTCGCGCTCCTGGATGCACTCGCCTTCAAGGCAAGGTGTTACTCGGCCATGGCGCAAATGCTGGGGACCCGTTCGGTGACCGAGCGGTTGCATCGTCTGTTGATCTTTCTCTCGAAGGTCTACGGCTCGCAGCAAGGCCGTGAGATCGTGATCGGGATCCCGTTCACACATGGTGATCTCGCCAATCTGATCGGCTCAACCCGCCAATGGGTGACGGTGCAGCTTTCCCGCATGCAGGCAAGGGACGTCATCCGTTATCACCGGGGCCTGATTGTGATCCTCAATCTGCGCGCTCTCGATCTCGAAGTCGTCTAG
- a CDS encoding ABC transporter ATP-binding protein — protein MVAMTPSLLRPDQPLKLVDTYSPSAPALQAIIRVEDLSIVFDGSSGQVIAVDRVSLAVAQGEFVSIVGPSGCGKSTLLNAMAGLERPFEGQVLIAGEAMRAPRPEIGMVFQQPHLFPWKSVRRNIAHGPRALGKSKAEALRIADDLIEMIGLTRFASAYPHTLSGGMQQRVAIARALANQPRVLLMDEPFGALDAQTRAVMQDNLLELRERINATIVFVTHDIDEAILLSDRVLIMSAGPGRILKDLHVSLPRPRSSAIVAEAAYLALKRDCLDLIRSEGRRAFEQMEIRT, from the coding sequence GTGGTGGCGATGACCCCGAGCTTGCTTCGTCCAGACCAGCCGCTCAAGCTCGTGGATACGTACTCGCCTTCCGCTCCGGCGCTTCAGGCAATCATCCGGGTCGAGGATTTGAGCATCGTCTTCGATGGGTCGAGCGGACAGGTCATCGCGGTTGACCGCGTATCCCTGGCGGTAGCCCAGGGAGAATTCGTCTCGATCGTCGGTCCATCCGGCTGCGGCAAGTCCACGCTCCTGAATGCGATGGCCGGCCTCGAGCGGCCGTTCGAAGGCCAAGTGCTCATAGCGGGCGAAGCGATGCGCGCGCCACGGCCCGAGATCGGGATGGTCTTCCAGCAGCCACATCTGTTTCCGTGGAAATCGGTGCGCCGGAACATCGCGCACGGGCCGCGCGCCCTCGGCAAGTCGAAAGCGGAGGCGCTGCGGATTGCCGACGACCTCATCGAGATGATCGGGCTGACGAGATTTGCGTCGGCATATCCGCACACGCTATCGGGAGGCATGCAGCAGCGGGTTGCGATTGCCCGTGCCCTCGCCAATCAGCCGCGCGTGCTGTTGATGGACGAGCCGTTCGGAGCGCTGGATGCGCAGACCCGGGCGGTCATGCAGGACAATTTGCTCGAGCTCCGCGAGCGGATCAACGCAACAATCGTCTTCGTCACACACGACATCGATGAAGCGATCCTTCTCTCTGACCGTGTGCTGATCATGAGCGCGGGACCAGGCCGCATCCTCAAGGATCTTCACGTGAGCTTGCCGCGACCGCGCTCCAGCGCCATCGTGGCGGAGGCTGCCTATCTCGCCCTCAAGCGGGATTGCCTTGATCTGATCCGCTCGGAAGGTCGCCGGGCCTTCGAGCAAATGGAAATCAGGACGTAG
- a CDS encoding ABC transporter permease produces MPAFTGVWELVARSGIVNAVLFPPPSTVAIAVLEWIRSGQFFGDLMASLSRVAAGFAIGAAGGIVLGVLTGRFRLVSSLLSPLFHILRPIPPIAFVPIVILWFGLSETGKLFLVVWGVFFTVWLATHIGVQKVDRGLIRAAQMLGTPQPQMLWEIVLLGALPYITVGLRTAVSISFYTLVAAELAGAFSGIVYRIEIAQQNMQTGQVMGGLAALGLLSFVADRSFATLAERAVWWR; encoded by the coding sequence GTGCCCGCCTTCACAGGCGTGTGGGAACTGGTTGCGCGCTCCGGCATCGTGAACGCCGTGCTGTTTCCGCCGCCATCGACCGTCGCTATCGCCGTTCTCGAATGGATCCGCAGCGGACAATTCTTCGGCGACCTGATGGCGAGCCTCTCGCGCGTGGCCGCGGGATTTGCGATCGGGGCTGCGGGCGGGATCGTGCTCGGCGTCCTGACTGGCCGGTTCCGGCTGGTGTCCAGCCTGCTTTCACCCTTGTTTCACATCCTTCGTCCAATTCCTCCCATCGCCTTCGTGCCGATCGTCATCCTCTGGTTTGGCCTCTCGGAGACAGGCAAGCTATTCCTGGTTGTCTGGGGCGTGTTCTTCACGGTATGGCTCGCGACCCACATCGGGGTGCAGAAGGTCGACCGCGGACTCATCCGTGCCGCCCAGATGCTCGGCACGCCGCAGCCGCAGATGCTGTGGGAGATCGTCCTTCTTGGCGCGCTGCCCTATATCACGGTCGGTCTTCGGACCGCGGTGAGTATCTCCTTCTACACGCTGGTTGCCGCCGAGTTGGCAGGAGCGTTTTCCGGTATCGTCTACCGTATCGAAATTGCGCAACAGAACATGCAAACGGGTCAGGTCATGGGCGGGTTGGCGGCTCTCGGGCTGCTTTCCTTCGTCGCCGACCGTTCCTTCGCGACCCTTGCCGAACGTGCCGTGTGGTGGCGATGA
- a CDS encoding NrtA/SsuA/CpmA family ABC transporter substrate-binding protein: MRKNGTAGPCRLIASWPSIFRRSYRQGRSLRSPASQGFGMRSTIGLRFAVFVLSASFLFAPSGRATAEELLKARLAQNLGPISGLAIVANAKGIFAKHGLDISVSNFTSGKQCLDTVLGGGADIATTAEAPVTAAAMAQQPIAFVAGMEYSDLKTMTAASAGIKTKADLRGKRIAFTAGTGSEVYTSVLLKAAGLTSKDVTLVNLRPQEMLPAMAAGSIDAFDTWEPHVANAKKALGEGAIPLETKGLYSETFNIVVTQSYLAANPAIVGKFLASLIEAEGWLKAHQDDAIDVIATATGMKRDELAAIWPDYVYHVRLDDRILTTLKTHAAWRLETGNHPPGASMPDFSKVLVTAPLKALDPARVTLEARP, translated from the coding sequence TTGCGCAAAAATGGGACAGCAGGGCCTTGTCGATTAATTGCTTCATGGCCTTCCATCTTCAGACGATCCTATCGTCAAGGTCGATCACTCCGGTCGCCGGCATCACAGGGGTTTGGCATGCGATCAACAATTGGTCTTCGCTTCGCCGTGTTCGTGCTATCTGCGTCCTTCCTGTTTGCACCGTCTGGGCGCGCGACGGCCGAGGAATTGCTGAAGGCGCGGCTCGCCCAGAATCTTGGGCCGATCTCGGGACTGGCGATTGTCGCCAATGCGAAGGGCATTTTCGCCAAGCATGGGCTTGATATCTCGGTCTCCAATTTCACCAGCGGGAAGCAGTGCCTCGATACGGTGCTTGGGGGTGGAGCGGATATCGCGACAACCGCCGAGGCGCCGGTCACGGCGGCCGCGATGGCGCAACAGCCGATCGCCTTCGTGGCGGGGATGGAATATTCGGATCTCAAGACCATGACCGCGGCTTCTGCCGGGATCAAGACGAAGGCTGATCTGCGTGGAAAGCGAATCGCCTTTACGGCCGGAACCGGCAGCGAAGTTTACACCTCGGTTCTGTTGAAAGCGGCGGGCCTGACGTCGAAGGACGTGACGCTCGTCAATCTGCGACCTCAGGAGATGCTCCCCGCCATGGCGGCCGGCAGCATCGACGCGTTCGACACTTGGGAGCCGCACGTTGCGAATGCGAAGAAGGCTCTTGGCGAAGGCGCGATCCCGCTTGAGACCAAAGGTCTCTACTCGGAGACCTTCAATATTGTCGTGACGCAGTCCTACCTCGCGGCCAACCCTGCGATCGTCGGCAAGTTCCTGGCGTCCCTCATCGAAGCCGAGGGCTGGCTCAAGGCGCATCAGGATGATGCGATCGACGTCATCGCCACGGCGACCGGGATGAAACGCGATGAATTGGCTGCGATCTGGCCGGACTATGTCTACCATGTGCGCCTCGACGACAGGATTCTCACGACTCTGAAAACCCATGCCGCCTGGCGGCTCGAGACCGGCAATCATCCCCCTGGCGCGAGCATGCCCGATTTCTCGAAAGTCCTGGTGACGGCGCCGCTGAAGGCGCTCGATCCGGCTCGCGTCACACTGGAGGCGCGCCCGTGA
- a CDS encoding fatty acid desaturase, giving the protein MSNAITATGEKPLTPAMLRELSVRSDWQGLVRAASHYGVIVVVGALIWLVSSRYGIVWALPLVVVQSYFVAFLFMVVHETAHKTAFRNRALNLAFGHLSSFAVGLPYEYYCLFHWDHHRYTQDPKRDPELLSVPIPTSNAQLLIVYSGLRQVAFRVGLMLRHALTGNAASPWIPESKRHIVVMEARLHLAGYVALLLASIALHTSILLWVWVVPVIVGQLFLRPYLLAEHTGCDRTRSAFQNTRTTYTAMFVRWFAWNMPYHVEHHAYPSIPFHALPKLNRIVADQIVYRGPGYIAVTRQTWAWFRRARNGIESPIGSD; this is encoded by the coding sequence ATGAGCAATGCCATCACTGCCACCGGAGAGAAGCCGCTGACTCCGGCCATGCTGCGCGAGTTGTCGGTGCGGTCCGATTGGCAAGGTCTGGTCCGCGCGGCCAGCCACTACGGCGTCATCGTCGTTGTCGGCGCGCTGATCTGGCTGGTCTCTTCGCGATACGGAATCGTATGGGCGTTGCCGCTGGTCGTCGTCCAAAGTTACTTTGTCGCATTCCTGTTCATGGTGGTACACGAGACCGCCCACAAGACGGCGTTCCGCAACCGCGCACTTAATCTCGCCTTCGGTCATCTCTCCTCGTTCGCGGTCGGCTTGCCTTACGAATATTACTGCCTGTTCCACTGGGATCATCATCGCTATACGCAGGATCCAAAGAGGGATCCGGAACTGCTGTCGGTTCCGATCCCGACTTCGAACGCCCAACTGCTGATCGTCTACAGCGGCTTGCGGCAGGTCGCCTTCCGGGTGGGACTGATGCTTCGCCATGCGTTGACCGGCAATGCCGCGTCGCCTTGGATTCCGGAAAGCAAACGCCACATTGTCGTGATGGAAGCGCGCCTGCATCTGGCAGGCTACGTCGCGCTGTTGCTGGCGTCGATCGCGCTGCACACCTCGATCCTGTTGTGGGTCTGGGTCGTCCCCGTGATCGTCGGTCAATTGTTTCTGCGTCCGTATCTCCTTGCCGAACACACCGGTTGCGATCGCACGCGCAGCGCCTTCCAGAATACGCGCACCACCTATACCGCCATGTTCGTGCGCTGGTTTGCATGGAACATGCCCTATCATGTCGAACACCATGCGTATCCTTCGATTCCGTTCCATGCGCTGCCGAAACTGAACCGGATCGTCGCCGATCAGATCGTCTACCGGGGCCCTGGCTACATCGCAGTGACGCGGCAAACGTGGGCCTGGTTTCGCCGCGCACGCAACGGCATCGAAAGCCCGATCGGTTCTGATTGA
- a CDS encoding HEAT repeat domain-containing protein, with product MSSPFESYDDLEDADERLQAADPAERRVAIIALGHSGDPAAVAHLSNLVADPDAGVRQQVAMALGEFDGPEAASALVKLLVDPERIVAAAAADSMAEFKDPACAEIILPLVKHAHAFVRMGALRALKELRCKDTLKPALEALQDADAAVRVQAIGVIGFLKLEESIPALTALISDPDAHVRRAAVSALAFSQMKPAAETITRALKDSDWMVREMAAETLGLNVNGSLAADQLVTCLADEFWQVRLKAIRSLGKMKIERAVRPIGNCVNHDHANLRKEAAAALGEIADPEGEAYLAVVANDPDPDVRKNARWALQQIAAKRARAES from the coding sequence ATGTCGAGCCCGTTCGAATCCTACGACGATTTGGAGGACGCCGACGAGCGGCTCCAGGCCGCCGATCCCGCCGAGCGCCGCGTCGCCATCATTGCGCTCGGCCATTCCGGCGATCCCGCGGCCGTGGCGCATCTCTCGAACCTCGTGGCCGATCCCGACGCCGGCGTGCGCCAGCAGGTGGCGATGGCGCTCGGCGAGTTCGACGGGCCGGAGGCTGCGAGCGCGCTGGTCAAGCTGCTGGTCGACCCTGAAAGGATCGTGGCGGCGGCCGCGGCCGACAGCATGGCCGAGTTCAAGGATCCCGCCTGCGCCGAGATCATCCTGCCGCTGGTCAAGCACGCCCACGCCTTTGTCCGCATGGGCGCGCTGCGTGCGCTGAAGGAATTGCGCTGCAAGGATACGCTCAAGCCGGCGCTGGAAGCGCTCCAGGATGCTGACGCCGCCGTGCGCGTGCAGGCGATCGGCGTGATCGGGTTCCTCAAGCTGGAAGAATCCATCCCCGCGCTGACCGCGCTGATCAGCGATCCCGACGCCCATGTCCGCCGCGCCGCAGTGAGCGCGCTTGCGTTCTCGCAGATGAAGCCGGCGGCCGAGACCATCACGCGCGCGTTGAAGGATTCCGACTGGATGGTCCGCGAGATGGCGGCGGAGACGCTCGGCCTCAACGTCAACGGTTCGCTCGCCGCCGATCAACTGGTCACCTGCCTCGCCGACGAGTTTTGGCAGGTGCGGCTGAAGGCGATCCGCAGCCTTGGCAAGATGAAGATCGAGCGTGCGGTGCGCCCGATCGGTAATTGCGTCAACCACGACCACGCCAATTTGCGAAAGGAGGCGGCCGCCGCGCTCGGCGAGATCGCCGATCCCGAGGGCGAGGCTTACCTCGCCGTGGTCGCCAACGATCCCGATCCCGACGTGCGCAAGAACGCGCGCTGGGCGCTCCAGCAGATCGCGGCGAAAAGGGCGCGAGCAGAATCGTAA
- a CDS encoding ferredoxin family protein, with product MPLASYQTSVPVVVDDAKCIADKGCTVCVDVCPLDVLRISDMTNKAYMAYDECWYCMPCEADCPTGAVTVNIPYLLR from the coding sequence ATGCCTCTCGCGTCCTATCAGACATCGGTTCCGGTGGTCGTCGACGATGCCAAGTGCATCGCCGACAAGGGCTGCACCGTCTGCGTCGACGTCTGTCCGCTCGACGTCTTGCGCATCAGCGACATGACCAACAAGGCCTACATGGCCTATGACGAGTGCTGGTACTGCATGCCCTGCGAGGCCGATTGCCCGACCGGCGCCGTCACCGTCAACATTCCCTATCTGTTGAGGTGA
- a CDS encoding fumarate reductase/succinate dehydrogenase flavoprotein subunit codes for MALDQIVDGLSEVSCDVLVIGGGTAGPMAALKAKLKNPKANVVLLEKANVKRSGAISMGMDGLNNAVIPGYATPEQYTKEITIANDGIVDQKAVYKYAQNCYKIIEELDSFGIRFLKNENGDYAVKKVHHIGTYVLPMPNGETVKKALYRQLRRARILISNRYMATRLLKSTDGRIAGAISVNTRTAEMLVIKAKAVILCMGAAGRLGLPTSGYMFGTYENAANSGDGYAMAYHAGAALANLECFQINPLIKDYNGPACAYVAGPFGAYTANNEGSRFIECDYWSGQMMLEFYNELLSGKGPVFLQLKHLHPDTISEIESTLHKVERPTRGLFQQGRGVDYRSESIEMHISEIGFCSGHSASGVFVDDNARTTVPGLYAAGDMASVPHNYMLGAFTNGSVAGIDAMEFADSHDFAEFDAADVAIERDRVMAPTKREDGIPPNQIEYKTRRLVNDYLQPPKVTRKYELGMRRLAEAREDMQERMIARNAHELLRALEVQSIMDCADMAAHASLYREESRWGLYHWRTDFPEKDNENWFCHTLLSKQNGKMTSEKRAVEPYVVPIADDEKDLYDKQRIRASA; via the coding sequence ATGGCACTAGATCAGATCGTCGACGGACTTTCGGAGGTTTCCTGCGATGTGCTGGTGATCGGCGGCGGCACGGCCGGCCCGATGGCGGCGCTGAAGGCGAAGCTGAAGAACCCGAAGGCCAATGTCGTCCTGCTCGAAAAGGCCAACGTCAAGCGCTCCGGCGCGATCTCGATGGGCATGGACGGGCTGAACAACGCCGTCATCCCCGGCTATGCGACGCCGGAGCAGTACACCAAGGAAATCACCATCGCCAATGACGGCATCGTCGACCAGAAGGCGGTCTACAAATACGCGCAGAACTGCTACAAAATCATCGAGGAGCTCGACAGCTTCGGCATCCGCTTCCTGAAGAACGAGAACGGCGACTACGCCGTCAAGAAGGTGCATCACATCGGCACCTATGTGCTGCCGATGCCGAACGGCGAGACCGTGAAGAAAGCGCTCTATCGCCAGCTCCGCCGCGCCCGTATCCTGATCTCCAACCGCTACATGGCGACGCGGCTGCTCAAATCCACCGACGGCCGTATCGCCGGCGCCATCAGCGTCAACACCCGCACGGCCGAGATGCTGGTGATCAAGGCCAAGGCCGTGATCCTCTGCATGGGCGCCGCCGGCCGCCTTGGCCTGCCGACCTCCGGCTACATGTTCGGCACCTATGAGAACGCTGCCAATTCCGGCGATGGCTACGCCATGGCCTATCACGCCGGCGCCGCGCTCGCGAACCTCGAATGCTTCCAGATCAACCCGCTGATCAAGGATTATAACGGCCCGGCCTGCGCCTATGTCGCGGGTCCCTTCGGCGCCTATACGGCGAACAACGAAGGCTCGCGCTTCATCGAATGCGATTACTGGTCCGGCCAGATGATGCTGGAGTTCTACAACGAGCTCTTGTCCGGCAAGGGGCCGGTGTTCCTCCAGCTCAAGCATCTGCATCCCGACACCATCTCCGAGATCGAGTCCACGCTGCACAAGGTCGAGCGTCCGACGCGCGGCCTGTTCCAGCAGGGGCGCGGGGTCGACTACCGCAGCGAGTCCATCGAGATGCACATCTCCGAGATCGGCTTCTGCTCCGGCCACAGCGCCTCCGGCGTGTTCGTCGACGACAACGCGCGCACCACCGTCCCCGGCCTCTACGCCGCCGGCGACATGGCGAGCGTGCCGCACAACTACATGCTCGGCGCCTTCACCAACGGCTCGGTCGCCGGCATCGACGCGATGGAGTTCGCCGACAGCCACGACTTCGCGGAGTTCGACGCCGCCGATGTCGCGATCGAGCGTGACCGCGTGATGGCGCCGACCAAGCGCGAGGACGGCATTCCGCCGAACCAGATCGAGTACAAGACGCGCCGCCTGGTGAACGATTATCTCCAGCCGCCGAAGGTCACGCGCAAGTATGAGCTCGGCATGCGCCGCCTTGCCGAGGCGAGGGAGGACATGCAGGAGCGCATGATCGCGCGCAACGCGCACGAGCTGCTCCGTGCGCTCGAGGTGCAGTCGATCATGGATTGCGCCGACATGGCCGCGCACGCCTCGCTCTATCGCGAGGAGAGCCGCTGGGGCCTCTATCACTGGCGCACGGATTTTCCGGAGAAGGACAACGAGAACTGGTTCTGCCACACGCTGCTCTCCAAGCAGAACGGCAAGATGACCAGCGAGAAGCGCGCCGTTGAGCCCTATGTCGTTCCGATCGCGGACGACGAGAAGGACCTCTATGACAAGCAGCGCATCCGCGCCTCCGCCTGA
- a CDS encoding ferredoxin--NADP reductase, whose protein sequence is MSAFQKETVLSVRHWTESLFSFTATRDPGFRFQNGQFAMIGLEVEGKPLMRAYSMASANHEEALEFFSIKVQDGPLTSRLQKIREGDIILVGRKATGTLITGNLIPGKRLLLLSTGTGLAPFASLIKDPDVYENYETIVLAHGCRQVSELAYGEHLVEGLRNHEFFGPLIRDKLVYYPTVTREPFRNRGRITDLIASNRLFDDIGLTGLDIETDRIMLCGSPAMLEELHAMFSERGFVEGNHSRPGHFVIEKAFVER, encoded by the coding sequence ATGAGCGCATTTCAGAAGGAAACGGTGTTGTCGGTTCGCCACTGGACCGAGTCCCTGTTCAGCTTCACCGCGACGCGCGATCCCGGCTTCCGCTTCCAGAATGGCCAGTTCGCGATGATCGGGCTCGAGGTCGAAGGCAAGCCGTTGATGCGGGCCTACAGCATGGCCAGCGCCAATCACGAGGAGGCGCTCGAGTTCTTCTCGATCAAGGTGCAGGACGGCCCACTGACCTCGCGCCTGCAGAAGATCCGGGAAGGTGACATCATCCTGGTCGGCCGCAAGGCGACGGGAACGTTGATCACCGGCAACCTCATTCCGGGAAAGCGCCTGCTGCTGCTCTCGACCGGCACGGGCCTTGCGCCCTTCGCCAGCCTGATCAAGGACCCCGACGTCTACGAGAATTACGAGACCATCGTGCTCGCCCATGGCTGCCGTCAGGTCTCGGAACTCGCCTATGGCGAGCACCTCGTTGAGGGCCTGCGCAATCACGAGTTCTTCGGGCCGCTGATCCGCGACAAGCTCGTCTACTACCCGACCGTCACCCGCGAGCCGTTCCGCAACCGCGGCCGCATCACCGACCTGATCGCCTCCAACCGGCTGTTCGACGACATCGGGCTAACAGGCCTCGATATCGAGACCGACCGCATCATGCTGTGCGGCAGCCCGGCAATGCTCGAGGAACTGCACGCGATGTTCTCTGAACGCGGCTTTGTCGAAGGTAATCACAGCCGGCCCGGCCATTTCGTCATCGAAAAGGCCTTCGTCGAGCGCTGA
- a CDS encoding gamma-butyrobetaine hydroxylase-like domain-containing protein, with translation MTLVAPTVADYEASADLASLLVRTTEDDALSLPAEQLRLSCKCAHCTRARFDGRFPEAFPGIAITEIGDLGYGLNISFSDGHNRGIYPMTYLLSLAGR, from the coding sequence ATGACCTTGGTGGCACCGACCGTGGCCGACTATGAGGCCAGCGCCGATCTGGCGTCGCTTCTCGTCCGCACCACTGAGGACGACGCGCTCAGCCTGCCGGCCGAGCAGCTTCGCCTCTCCTGCAAATGCGCCCACTGCACCCGCGCCCGCTTCGACGGTCGCTTCCCGGAAGCGTTTCCGGGCATCGCGATCACCGAGATCGGCGATCTCGGCTACGGGCTGAACATCTCGTTTTCGGACGGGCACAACCGGGGGATTTACCCGATGACGTATTTGCTGAGCCTGGCGGGGCGCTAG
- a CDS encoding Crp/Fnr family transcriptional regulator, with product MLQAANAVRGTVPAAMRPAGSSSLLLTENQQWIGGPPPLMDKLSPRERELVLKQGRRKVLNRGQTLFSQGGKHDGIWLIESGRIRVFYTSPLGREITLAYWHVGNFVGGPEVFEGTVHQWSGVASSNCSVVHLPGKELRSLAAEIPNLAIGLIEGLTFKGKCYSALAQMLGTRSITQRLAHLLLHLVELYGVEDADGTVIAAAFTHADIAHMVGATRQWVTISLKRMQEKGIVLTKRSQIVVCRTDVLEEMRGQASD from the coding sequence ATGTTGCAGGCGGCGAATGCGGTTCGCGGGACTGTTCCCGCAGCGATGCGGCCTGCCGGCAGTTCCTCGCTGCTGCTGACCGAGAACCAGCAATGGATCGGCGGCCCGCCACCGCTGATGGACAAGCTCTCACCGCGCGAGCGGGAGCTGGTGCTGAAGCAGGGCCGGCGCAAAGTGCTCAACCGCGGCCAGACGCTATTCAGCCAGGGCGGCAAGCATGACGGCATCTGGCTGATCGAGAGCGGCCGCATCCGCGTGTTCTACACCTCCCCGCTCGGGCGCGAGATCACGCTGGCCTATTGGCATGTCGGCAATTTTGTCGGCGGGCCCGAAGTGTTCGAGGGCACCGTGCATCAATGGTCCGGCGTCGCATCCAGCAATTGCAGCGTCGTGCATCTGCCCGGAAAGGAACTGCGGTCGCTTGCCGCGGAGATCCCGAACCTTGCGATCGGTCTGATCGAAGGCCTGACCTTCAAGGGCAAATGCTATTCGGCGCTGGCCCAGATGCTGGGAACGCGCTCGATCACGCAGCGTCTCGCGCATCTCTTGCTGCATCTCGTCGAGCTCTACGGTGTCGAGGACGCCGACGGCACCGTGATCGCGGCGGCCTTCACCCATGCCGACATCGCCCACATGGTCGGCGCCACCAGGCAATGGGTCACGATCAGCCTGAAGCGGATGCAGGAGAAGGGAATCGTCCTGACCAAGCGCTCGCAGATCGTGGTGTGCCGGACCGACGTGCTGGAGGAGATGCGCGGCCAGGCCTCTGACTAA